One segment of Coffea arabica cultivar ET-39 chromosome 7c, Coffea Arabica ET-39 HiFi, whole genome shotgun sequence DNA contains the following:
- the LOC140010348 gene encoding cystathionine gamma-synthase 1, chloroplastic-like gives MAVSSCASAFRPFECRSDPDFSGRFPRPEFPTSGAARFSAKANSVTQGFPVGSLSSSLIFRFPPNFVRQLSTKARRNCSNIGVAQIVAASWSNNQQGGSTSPTPAAKAVDAAASASVVAPVEFETGVVEEKVAAAAESGFSDGVNVQPDDLVDAKYSSFLTCDGSVAIHAGERLGRGIVTDAITTPVVNTSAYFFKKTQELIDFKEKRHASFEYGRYGNPTTVVAEEKISALEGAESTLITASGMCVSTCMLWALVPAGGHIVTTTDCYRKTRVFIERVLIPKTGITATVIDPADIGALEAALNEKQVSLFFTESPTNPFLRCVDIELVSKLCHEKGALVCVDGTFASPINQKALALGADLVLHSLTKYIAGHNDVLGGCISGPEKLVSVVRDMHHILGGTLNPNAAYLIIRGMKTLDLRIHQQNSTALRMAEILEAHPKVRRVYYPGLASHPEHHLAKRQMTGFGGVVSFEVDGELYTTAKFVDALRIPYIAPSFGGCESIVDQPAIMSYWDLPQSERAKYGIVDNLVRFSFGVEGFEDLKADILQALETI, from the exons ATGGCTGTCTCCAGCTGCGCTAGCGCCTTCCGGCCGTTCGAGTGCCGTTCGGATCCCGACTTTTCCGGCCGTTTTCCTCGTCCGGAGTTCCCTACATCTGGCGCCGCTCGATTCTCCGCCAAGGCAAACTCGGTGACCCAGGGATTTCCGGTTGGCAGCCTGTCCTCTTCTCTCATCTTTAGGTTTCCGCCGAATTTCGTCAGGCAGCTGAGCACCAAAGCTCGGAGGAACTGCAGCAACATCGGCGTCGCTCAAATCGTCGCGGCCTCGTGGTCAAACAACCAGCAGGGGGGTTCCACTTCTCCCACTCCAGCGGCTAAGGCCGTCGATGCCGCTGCCTCAGCCTCTGTCGTTGCGCCTGTTGAGTTTGAGACTGGCGTCGTGGAGGAGAAGGTGGCTGCTGCGGCGGAGAGTGGTTTTTCTGATGGTGTAAATGTACAGCCTGACGATTTGGTTGATGCCAAATACTCTTCATTTTTGACCTGCGACGGCAGCGTCGCCATTCATGCTG GTGAAAGATTGGGTCGCGGCATTGTTACTGATGCGATAACTACCCCTGTTGTTAACACATCTGCttatttcttcaagaaaactcAAGAACTCATTGATTTTAAG GAGAAACGCCATGCAAGTTTTGAATATGGACGCTATGGAAATCCCACAACTGTTGTAGCAGAGGAGAAAATAAG TGCACTGGAGGGAGCTGAGTCAACCTTGATAACTGCCTCTGGTATGTGCGTGAGTACTTGCATGCTCTGGGCTTTGGTGCCTGCTGGGGGGCATATTGTTACAACCACAGACTGCTATAGGAAAACTCGGGTATTCATCGAGAGGGTGCTAATACCCAAAACAGGAATCACG GCTACAGTCATTGACCCTGCTGATATTGGAGCTTTGGAGGCTGCATTGAACGAGAAGCAA GTGTCCCTTTTCTTTACGGAGTCTCCAACTAATCCATTTTTGAGATGTGTAGACATTGAGCTGGTTTCAAAGCTTTGCCATGAAAAAGGAGCCTTGGTTTGTGTTGATGGAACCTTTGCATCTCCAATCAACCAGAAGGCCCTTGCTCTTGGTGCCGATCTTGTTCTACATTCGTTAACAAAATATATTGCAGGCCACAATGAT GTCCTTGGAGGTTGTATCAGTGGTCCAGAGAAATTGGTCTCTGTAGTACGTGATATGCATCATATTCTGGGTGGTACCCTCAATCCT AATGCCGCTTATCTGATCATTCGAGGCATGAAGACGCTGGATCTTCGCATACATCAACAAAATTCAACAGCATTGAGGATGGCCGAGATTTTAGAGGCGCATCCTAAG GTGAGACGTGTCTATTATCCAGGCTTGGCAAGCCATCCAGAGCATCACCTCGCAAAGCGGCAGATGACTGGTTTTGGTGGCGTGGTTAGTTTTGAG GTTGATGGAGAGCTATACACGACTGCAAAGTTCGTTGATGCGCTGAGAATCCCTTACATTGCCCCCTCTTTTGGAGGCTGTGAGAGCATCGTGGACCAACCAGCAATAATGTCTTATTG GGATCTTCCCCAGTCAGAGAGGGCTAAGTATGGAATTGTGGACAACTTGGTTCGGTTCAGCTTTGGGGTTGAAGGCTTTGAAGACCTGAAGGCTGATATCCTTCAGGCTCTGGAGACTATATAG
- the LOC140010350 gene encoding SPX domain-containing protein 4-like yields the protein MKFGKEFKTHLEETLPEWREKYLCYKPLKKLLKSIPTPDAAPAPAPAPLPPADGDNYPPPAPFPELQDWFVRILTEELEKFNDFYIDKEEDFIIRLQKLKERIERVKDREIQHGASYTDREFSEEMMDIRKDFVSIHGEMVLLKNYSSLNFAGLVKILKKYDKRTGELLRLRFTQLAFHQPFFTTEPLTRLVRECEANLELLFPLEAEVVESTVVAEDKNGGTSLNTSMDTTLPLGKETADIYRSTLAAMRTIQGLKKASSTYNPLSLSAVFGNQDNDSTGDVTAENSADSLSNLQNVDEVNNEVASSPK from the exons ATGAAGTTTGGGAAAGAATTTAAGACCCATCTGGAGGAGACCTTGCCTGAATGGAGAGAAAAGTACTTGTGTTACAAGCCCTTGAAGAAGCTCCTCAAAAGTATCCCCACCCCGGATGCCGCCCCAGCACCCGCCCCCGCCCCGCTCCCTCCTGCTGACGGCGACAACTACCCTCCTCCAGCTCCCTTCCCGGAGCTCCAGGACTGGTTCGTCAGAATTCTCACCGAAGAGCTTGAAAAGTTCAACGATTTTTACATTGATAAAGAGGAAGACTTCATCATCCGCCTCCAG AAACTGAAGGAAAGAATTGAGCGGGTTAAGGATAGGGAGATCCAACATGGTGCTTCATATACAGACCGTGAATTTAGTGAGGAGATGATGGACATACGTAAGGACTTTGTTTCGATTCACGGGGAAATGGTTCTTCTGAAAAATTATAGCTCCCTAAATTTTGCAG GTCTTGTGAAGATTTTGAAGAAGTATGATAAACGAACTGGAGAATTGTTGCGTTTGCGTTTTACACAGCTTGCTTTCCATCAGCCTTTCTTTACAACTGAACCGCTCACTAGATTAGTACGGGAGTGCGAGGCAAATCTCGAACTTCTTTTCCCGTTGGAAGCAGAAGTTGTTGAATCTACTGTTGTTGCAGAAGATAAGAATGGAGGAACATCATTAAATACGTCTATGGACACAACGCTGCCACTTGGGAAAGAAACTGCAGATATTTATCGAAGCACGCTTGCAGCCATGAGGACTATTCAGGGCCTAAAAAAGGCAAGCTCTACCTACAACCCATTGTCATTGTCAGCTGTCTTTGGAAATCAGGATAATGACAGTACAGGTGATGTAACAGCAGAAAATTCTGCCGACTCTTTGTCCAACCTGCAGAATGTGGACGAGGTAAACAACGAAGTGGCCTCTTCTCCAAAATAG
- the LOC140010349 gene encoding phosphate transporter PHO1 homolog 9-like, whose protein sequence is MKFGKEFVSQMVQEWQQAYMDYNFLKKLLKDVWNFRHRNASTSASDLMTPKGTLKRRLSLYRAFSGLTSYHNSLRSSLGKNNEDEVILVSAAQQPEDHDSEGSYQTMFLMSSEEGGEYELVFFRRLDDEFNKVLKFYKAKLNEVKSEADELSKQMDALIALRIKVDNPLMQLNGAYKSTNGRAPPPDSVVHSNNVGKQVVAMSHMDAIQEVEMGSEGISEDQMRTGGRESKSNHQRMRDKSNLNVAEGFAFPELEVLDHVRVNVEPETPVSTLKNVFVSSKSDLSFSKEELKKAEDKIKQAFVQFHQKLRLLKSYCFLNLLALSKIMKKYDKITSRSASKTYLEMVDNSYLGNSDEITRLTERVEATIIKHFANGNHREGMRLLRPQSYRERHSVTFFLGLFSGCSISLVAAIIVSIHARNLLNSKERGRYMENIFPLYSLFGYIVLHMVLFAVNMYLWRCFRVNYPFIFGFKEFVGYREVLLLASGLSVLTLAAVLSNLDMEMDSGTKSYRTITELVPLGLVTVVLFILFCPFNTIYRSSRFFLIQCSWRCLCAPLYKVTLPDFFLADQLTSQIQAFRSLEFYVCYYGWGDFKRRSNRCQESHVYQIFYIIIAVVPFWARFLQCLRRWLEEGDPVQVLNGLKYFSTIVAVVMRTIYDLRRGTFWKIMAAASSGVTTIGSAYWDIVMDWGLLRRNSKNPWLRDKLLISNKKIYFAAMVINILLRLVWMQLVLDLQEAPFLHRKALVAVVACLEILRRGIWNFFRLENEHLNNVGKYRAFKSVPLPFYHDGEKNRQPHCTF, encoded by the exons ATGAAGTTTGGAAAGGAGTTTGTTTCCCAGATGGTGCAGGAATGGCAGCAAGCCTATATGGACTACAATTTTCTCAAGAAGTTGCTGAAAGATGTCTGGAATTTCAGACACAGAAATGCATCAACATCAGCATCAGACTTGATGACCCCAAAAGGTACCTTAAAGAGAAGGCTCTCCCTGTATAGAGCCTTCAGTGGCCTGACCAGTTATCACAACAGTCTGCGAAGTTCCCTTGGAAAGAATAACGAGGATGAGGTAATACTAGTCAGTGCAGCTCAACAACCAGAAGACCATGACTCAGAAGGGAGCTACCAAACCATGTTCTTAATGTCTTCTGAAGAAGGGGGAGAATATGAGCTCGTATTCTTCAGGAGGTTGGATGACGAGTTCAACAAAGTACTCAAATTCTACAAGGCCAAGTTAAATGAAGTGAAGTCTGAGGCAGATGAATTGAGTAAGCAGATGGATGCTCTCATTGCTCTGAGAATCAAGGTTGATAATCCATTGATGCAACTGAATGGTGCCTACAAGAGTACAAATGGTAGAGCCCCACCACCAGATTCGGTTGTTCATTCGAATAATGTTGGCAAACAAG TTGTAGCAATGTCTCATATGGATGCAATTCAAGAAGTTGAGATGGGCAGTGAAGGGATTTCTGAGGATCAAATGAGAACAGGTGGCAGGGAATCAAAGAGCAATCATCAGAGGATGCGAGACAAAAGCAATTTAAATGTTGCTGAGGGATTCGCGTTTCCTGAATTAGAAGTCTTGGATCATGTAAGGGTCAATGTTGAACCAGAAACTCCTGTCTCAACTTTGAAAAACGTCTTTGTGAGCTCAAAATCCGATCTGTCATTCAGCAAGGAGGAGTTAAAGAAAGCAGAGGACAAAATCAAACAGGCATTTGTTCAATTCCATCAAAAGCTTCGACTCCTTAAAAGTTACTG CTTCTTGAATTTATTGGCTCTCTCTAAGATCATGAAGAAGTATGACAAG ATCACATCAAGGAGTGCATCAAAAACTTATCTAGAAATGGTTGACAATTCTTATCTAGGGAACTCTGATGAG ATTACTAGACTAACAGAAAGAGTGGAGGCTACGATCATAAAGCACTTCGCCAACGGAAATCACAGGGAAGGCATGAGACTTTTAAGGCCACAGTCTTACAGAGAGAGGCATAGTGTAACATTTTTCTTGG GTCTCTTCTCTGGCTGCTCGATCTCGCTGGTAGCAGCCATTATAGTCTCCATCCATGCAAGAAACCTTCTTAATAGTAAGGAACGAGGACGATACATGGAAAATATATTCCCACTTTACAG CTTGTTTGGCTACATCGTCCTACATATGGTCCTATTTGCCGTGAATATGTATCTCTGGAGGTGTTTTCGAGTTAACTATCCCTTTATATTTGGATTCAAAGAATTCGTTGGTTATAGAGAAGTCCTCCTCCTTGCTTCTGGTCTTTCAGTACTCACTTTGGCTGCTGTGCTTTCAAACCTGGATATGGAAATGGACTCTGGAACCAAAAGCTACAGGACAATCACTGAATTGGTGCCATTAGGCCTTGTAACT GTAGTGCTTTTTATACTCTTTTGTCCTTTCAACACCATATATCGCTCAAGCCGCTTCTTTCTTATTCAATGCTCATGGCGCTGTCTCTGTGCCCCTCTTTACAAG GTTACTCTCCCGGACTTTTTCTTGGCCGATCAGCTCACTAGCCAG ATTCAGGCTTTCAGGAGCCTGGAATTCTATGTCTGTTACTATGGTTGGGGAGACTTCAAAAGGAGATCAAACAGGTGCCAGGAGAGTCATGTTTATCAAATCTTTTACATCATTATAGCAGTCGTTCCTTTTTGGGCTCGCTTTCTTCAG TGTCTGCGTCGGTGGTTGGAGGAAGGCGATCCTGTGCAAGTGCTTAATGGGCTCAAGTATTTCTCGACAATTGTTGCTGTTGTGATGAGGACTATTTATGATCTCAGAAGAGGTACCTTTTGGAAGATTATGGCAGCTGCCAGTTCTGGAGTTACTACAATTGGCAGCGCGTACTGGGACATTGTAATGGATTGGGGTCTCTTGCGAAGAAATTCCAAAAACCCCTGGCTCAGAGATAAGCTCCTCATATCTAACAAGAAGATTTACTTTGCTGCCATG GTCATTAATATCCTGTTAAGACTTGTGTGGATGCAGCTGGTTCTTGATTTGCAAGAAGCACCATTCCTCCACAGGAAAGCCTTAGTTGCAGTCGTTGCCTGTCTCGAAATCCTTCGGCGAGGCATCTGGAACTTCTTCAG GCTGGAAAACGAGCACTTGAATAACGTAGGGAAGTACAGGGCGTTTAAGTCGGTACCACTGCCTTTTTACCACGACGGAGAGAAAAATAGGCAACCCCATTGTACCTTTTAA
- the LOC113697934 gene encoding uncharacterized protein, with protein sequence MSYFRKDHSDDVEDFDEYDPTPYSGGYDMSLTYGRPLPPSEETCYRSSSSTSESFDYDRPQYSSYAEPSAYGDEALENEYKSYVRPKPRPGRPGPPPPSYGAPSGDVGGYGHDNPQPNYAFQPGVNRPGAGGYGGESEYGGGGFGSEGYGRTKPPSSEYGSGYQRPGSEYERPTSEYGSGYGRKPEYERPSSEYGSGGYQRPSSEYGSGGYQRPTSEYGSGGYERPTSGLGSGGYEKPTSEYGSGYGRKSGYEEPTSEYGSGYARKTSYGEEESGGYGGFGRKPERPSYESQESEGRYGGSSYERPSYGRSEEEEYRKPSYGRSEEGEYRKPSYGSRDDDDEGYGRKKYGGEGSDDDEEKKHRYKHHHHHHHRKDYDDE encoded by the exons ATGTCTTACTTCCGAAAAGATCACAGCGATGACGTCGAGGACTTTGATGAGTACGATCCCACCCCATACAGTGGTGGATACGACATGTCTCTGACTTACGGCCGCCCACTTCCTCCCTCCGAGGAAACCTGCTACCGCAGCTCCTCATCAACCTCCGAGTCCTTCGATTACGACCGTCCCCAGTACTCCTCCTATGCTGAGCCCTCCGCTTACGGTGACGAGGCCCTCGAAAATGAGTACAAAAGTTATGTTCGCCCCAAGCCCCGCCCCGGCCGCCCCGGTCCCCCTCCACCTTCCTACGGGGCCCCATCTGGGGATGTTGGGGGCTATGGGCATGACAACCCTCAGCCCAACTACGCCTTCCAGCCTGGCGTGAACCGTCCCGGAGCCGGTGGCTATGGTGGAGAGAGCGAGTACGGAGGCGGCGGTTTCGGATCCGAGGGATACGGTCGCACGAAGCCACCTAGTTCTGAATATGGATCTGGGTACCAGAGGCCCGGCTCCGAATACGAGAGGCCTACCTCGGAGTACGGATCCGGGTACGGCCGGAAACCGGAGTATGAGAGGCCTAGCTCGGAATATGGATCTGGTGGATACCAGAGACCAAGTTCCGAATATGGATCCGGTGGATACCAGAGGCCAACTTCCGAATATGGATCCGGTGGTTACGAGAGGCCAACTTCCGGATTAGGATCCGGTGGTTATGAGAAGCCAACTTCCGAATACGGATCCGGATACGGCCGGAAGAGCGGGTATGAGGAGCCCACATCGGAGTATGGATCCGGGTATGCGAGGAAGACGAGCTATGGCGAGGAGGAGAGTGGTGGGTATGGaggatttggaaggaaacctGAGAGGCCGAGTTACGAGAGTCAGGAGAGTGAGGGTAGGTATGGAGGATCAAGCTATGAGAGGCCCAGCTATGGAAGGTCTGAGGAAGAGGAATACAGGAAGCCCAGCTATGGAAGGTCTGAGGAAGGGGAGTACAGGAAGCCCAGCTATGGGAGCCGTGATGACGACGACGAAGGCTATGGCCGCAAGAAATAT GGCGGCGAGGGctctgatgatgatgaggaaaaGAAACATCGCTACAAGCATCACCACCACCATCACCACCGCAAAGACTATGATGATGAGTGA